The following are encoded in a window of Microcaecilia unicolor chromosome 14, aMicUni1.1, whole genome shotgun sequence genomic DNA:
- the LOC115458055 gene encoding killer cell lectin-like receptor subfamily F member 1: protein MSSLDPEPEDFQRNREASEQMPGETTEYVTYSYLQLPAEETRIKGVQTNDKGFPGAVWCQPIVMALGLVVLVEIGVIITLGHMLSLFSKSNTTLSGSVENHTNPGSVSGPGPLCQHHQEMEVKLKDLCNMKGKCELCPNDWVQHSGKCYYISKERKNWNDSRSFCLQIKSRLAVFDQRQGQEFRKNHTKEKQEIYWVECLREENDDGCRPQQDEESHCCILNEKNITTEHGGNVNKWICEKNVTNFTAILDRSLGD, encoded by the exons AGGCTTCAGAACAAATGCCAGGAGAGACAACAGAATACGTTACGTACTCCTActtacagcttccagcagaaGAAACAAGAATTAAAGGAGTCCAGACAAATGACAAAG GTTTTCCCGGAGCTGTATGGTGCCAACCCATTGTCATGGCTCTGGGGCTAGTAGTTCTTGTGGAGATTGGGGTCATTATAACTTTGGGCCACATGCTGA GCTTGTTTTCAAAATCCAACACAACCTTGTCAGGTTCTGTGGAGAATCATACCAATCCAGGGTCAGTTTCTGGACCTGGTCCACTGTGCCAGCATCATCAGGAGATGGAGGTGAAACTGAAGGATCTCTGTAATATGAAAG GGAAGTGTGAGCTCTGCCCTAATGATTGGGTGCAGCACAGTGGAAAGTGTTATTACatctcaaaagaaagaaagaactggaATGACAGTAGATCCTTCTGTCTGCAGATTAAGTCACGCCTTGCTGTATTTGATCAACGACAAGGACAG GAGTTCAGAAAAAATCATACAAAAGAGAAACAAGAAATCTACTGGGTTGAATGTCTGAGGGAGGAGAATGATGATGGTTGCAG ACCTCAACAAGATGAAGAAAGCCATTGTTGTATTCTCAATGAGAAAAACATTACCACTGAACACGGGGGCAATGTAAACAAGTGGATTTGTGAGAAGAATGTCACCAACTTTACAGCTATTTTAGACAGGAGCTTAGGGGACTGA